One Amaranthus tricolor cultivar Red isolate AtriRed21 chromosome 1, ASM2621246v1, whole genome shotgun sequence DNA window includes the following coding sequences:
- the LOC130810034 gene encoding protein SEED AND ROOT HAIR PROTECTIVE PROTEIN-like: MIFCKWNGKLTGLEGANVRVSCITPRITQETLPVFSAESEPTDKKGYYMFDLERNIPARHNIKDDCKVYIGSPGPNNNDCFFPTNDSQGLEGASPNTPSRDLNPNTSLFSVGGFTFVLNRSRD, encoded by the exons ATGATCTTTTGTAAGTGGAACGGCAAACTGACTGGGCTGGAAG GTGCAAATGTAAGGGTGTCTTGCATTACTCCGCGGATAACACAAGAAACACTGCCAGTATTTTCAGCGGAATCAGAACCAACAGATAAAAAAGGTTATTACATGTTTGATCTAGAAAGGAATATACCGGCACGCCACAACATCAAAGATGACTGTAAGGTGTACATTGGCTCACCTGGGCCTAACAACAATGATTGTTTCTTTCCAACTAACGACAGTCAGGGCTTAGAGGGTGCCTCTCCTAACACACCATCCAGGGATCTTAATCCCAACACTTCCCTATTTTCTGTGGGTGGTTTTACTTTTGTACTCAACCGATCGAGAGACTAA